In one window of Tripterygium wilfordii isolate XIE 37 chromosome 1, ASM1340144v1, whole genome shotgun sequence DNA:
- the LOC119998293 gene encoding DNA mismatch repair protein MSH1, mitochondrial isoform X2, producing the protein MDACILVEYAGLNPFGGLRSDSVPRAGCPVVNLRQTLDDLTRNGFSVCIVEEVQGPTQARSRKDRFISGHAHPGSPYVYGLVAVDHDLDFPEPMPVVGISRSARGYCITSVFETLKTYSSEDGLTEEALVTKLRTCRDHHLFLHKSLKNNSSGTCRWGEFGEGGLLWGECSARHFEWIEGDPVTELLFKVKELYGLEEAVTFRNVTVSSENRPRSLHLGTATQIGVIPTEGIPCLLKVLLPPDCKGLPVLYIRDLLLNPPAYEIATRIQATCKLMSQVACSIPGFTCVSSAKLVKLLELREANHIEFCRIKDVLDEILHMYRNSELNEILKLLMDPTWVATGLKIDFETLIDECEWASGRICELISLEGEHDQKICSSPIVPREFFEDMESLWKGRVKRIHIEEEFAEAERAAKALSLAVTEDFLPIISRIKATTAPLGGPKGEILYAREHESVWFKGRRFIPSVWAGTQGEEQIKQLKPAIDSKGKRVGEEWFTTKKVEDALIRYHEAGEKAKARVWELLRGLSAELQTKINILVFASMLLVIAKALFAHVSEGRRRKWVFPALTGFEKSKDVKSLDGANGMKLVGLSPYWFDVAEGSAVHNTVDMQSLFLLTGPNGGGKSSLLRSICAAALLGICGFMVPAESAVIPHLDSIMLHMKSYDSPADGKSSFQVEMSEMRSIITGASSKSLVLIDEICRGTETAKGTCIAGSIVETLDKIGCLGIISTHLHGIFSLPLKTKNTTHKAMGTECVDGHTKPTWKLIDGVCRESLAFETGRREGLPETVIQRAEELYFSVFSKKELSGKIDTSVVDFCSDIGCNGYGSESCHSLPSSTFREAGCKLSHSTNSTEVLQKEVENAIVTICQKKLIELYKPTNTSKLALVQCVIIAAREQPPPSTIGASSVYIMLRPDKKLYVGQTDDLEGRIRAHRSKEGMQNATFIYFLLPGKSLACQMETLLINQLPDKGFHLANVADGKHRHFGTSNISLDTMTVR; encoded by the exons ATGGATGCTTGCATTCTTGTTGAATATGCCGGTTTAAATCCTTTCGGTGGGTTGCGCTCAGATAGCGTTCCGAGAGCTGGATGCCCTGTTGTg AATCTTCGACAAACTCTGGATGATTTGACTCGTAATGGGTTCTCAGTG TGCATAGTGGAGGAAGTCCAGGGTCCAACACAAGCTCGTTCTCGTAAAGACCGCTTTATATCTGG GCATGCTCATCCAGGTAGTCCTTATGTATATGGACTTGTTGCAGTTGACCATGATCTTGACTTTCCAGAGCCAATGCCTGTTGTTG GAATATCTCGCTCAGCAAGGGGTTATTGCATAACTTCGGTCTTTGAGACACTGAAGACATATTCTTCAGAGGATGGTCTGACTGAAGAGGCCTTGGTTACTAAACTTCGCACTTGTCGCGACCACCATCTATTTCTTCATAAATCGTTGAAAAACAATTCCTCAG GGACTTGCCGCTGGGGAGAGTTTGGGGAGGGTGGCCTCCTATGGGGCGAATGCAGTGCTAGACATTTTGAATGGATTGAAGGAGATCCAGTCACTGAGCTCTTGTTTAAG GTCAAGGAACTTTATGGTCTTGAAGAGGCGGTTACATTTAGAAATGTTACAGTGTCTTCAGAAAATAGACCACGTTCGTTGCACCTTGGGACTGCGACACAAATAG GTGTGATACCAACAGAAGGAATACCTTGTTTATTGAAAGTGTTACTTCCACCAGATTGCAAAGGCCTACCTGTATT GTATATCAGGGATCTCCTTCTTAATCCTCCTGCTTATGAGATTGCAACCAGAATCCAAG CAACATGCAAACTGATGAGCCAAGTGGCATGCTCCATTCCTGGCTTTACTTGTGTTTCATCTGCGAAG CTCGTGAAGCTGCTTGAACTGAGAGAGGCCAATCATATCGAGTTTTGTAGGATAAAAGATGTGCTTGATGAAATATTGCACATGTACAGAAACTCTGAGCTTAATGAGATCCTGAAATTGCTGATGGATCCTACATGGGTGGCAACTGGCTTAAAGATTGACTTTGAGACATTA ATTGACGAATGTGAATGGGCGTCAGGTAGAATTTGTGAATTGATCTCACTAGAAGGTGAACATGATCAAAAGATATGTTCCTCACCTATTGTTCCCAGGGAATTTTTTGAGGATATGGAATCTTTGTGGAAAGGCCGTGTGAAGAGGATCCATATAGAGGAAGAATTTGCAGAAGCAGAGAGGGCAGCCAAGGCTTTATCTTTAGCT GTTACTGAAGATTTCTTACCTATCATTTCAAGAATAAAGGCCACCACGGCCCCCCTTGGTGGTCCAAAAGGAGAAATATTATATGCTCGGGAACACGAATCTGTTTGGTTTAAGGGGAGACGATTCATACCTTCTGTATGGGCTGGCACCCAAGGGGAAGAACAAATTAAACAGCTCAAACCTGCTATAGATTCGAAAGGTAAAAGAGTCGGAGAGGAATGGTTCACCACCAAGAAGGTGGAGGATGCTTTGATCAG GTACCATGAGGCAGGTGAGAAGGCAAAAGCGAGGGTTTGGGAGTTGTTGCGGGGACTTTCTGCGGAGTTGCAAACTAAAATTAATATCCTTGTTTTTGCTTCCATGTTGCTTGTTATTGCGAAGGCATTGTTTGCTCATGTGAG tgaaggaagaagaagaaaatgggtTTTTCCTGCACTGACTGGGTTTGAGAAGTCCAAG GATGTAAAATCATTGGATGGAGCAAATGGGATGAAATTAGTTGGTCTATCTCCGTATTGGTTTGATGTAGCGGAAGGCAGCGCTGTACATAACACAGTAGATATGCAATCATTATTCCTTTTGACCGGACCCAATGGGGGTGGTAAATCTAGTTTGCTTCGGTCAATTTGTGCGGCTGCATTGCTTGGAATATGTGGATTTATGGTGCCTGCAGAGTCAGCTGTGATACCTCATCTTGATTCTATTATGCTTCATATGAAATCCTATGATAGTCCTGCAGATGGAAAAAGTTCATTTCAG GTAGAAATGTCTGAGATGCGGTCCATTATTACTGGAGCTTCATCAAAAAGCCTTGTGCTTATAGATGAAATATGTCGAGGGACAGAAACAGCGAAAGGGACTTGCATTGCTGGTAGCATTGTCGAAACTCTTGATAAGATTGGTTGTCTGGGCATCATATCGACTCACTTGCATGGAATTTTCTCTTTGCCTCTAAAAACGAAGAATACTACACATAAAGCAATGGGAACAGAATGTGTAGATGGACATACAAAACCAACTTGGAAGTTGATAGATGGCGTTTGTAGAGAAAGCCTTGCTTTTGAAACAGGCAGGAGGGAAGGACTCCCTGAAACAGTAATTCAAAGAGCTGAAGAACTatatttttcagttttctcaaAAAAAGAGCTTTCAGGAAAAATTGACACGAGCGTGGTAGACTTCTGTTCTGATATTGGTTGTAATGGTTATGGTTCTGAGAGTTGCCATTCTCTACCAAGTTCGACTTTCAGGGAAGCTGGCTGTAAACTAAGTCACTCAACTAACTCCACTGAAGTGTTGCAGAAAGAAGTTGAGAATGCCATTGTCACCATATGTCAGAAGAAGCTGATTGAGCTCTATAAACCAACAAACACATCGAAACTTGCATTGGTACAGTGTGTTATCATTGCTGCGAGGGAGCAGCCACCTCCATCAACAATAGGTGCTTCAAGTGTCTACATAATGTTGAGACCTGACAAGAAGTTATACGTTGGACAG ACGGATGATCTTGAGGGAAGAATACGAGCCCATCGATCCAAGGAAGGGATGCAGAATGCCACTTTTATTTACTTTCTATTGCCAGGGAAGAGCTTGGCTTGCCAAATGGAAACACTTCTCATCAACCAGCTCCCTGATAAAGGCTTTCATTTGGCCAATGTGGCTGATGGTAAGCATCGACATTTTGGCACATCCAATATCTCTTTAGACACCATGACTGTTCGTTGA
- the LOC119998293 gene encoding DNA mismatch repair protein MSH1, mitochondrial isoform X3, translated as MPVVGISRSARGYCITSVFETLKTYSSEDGLTEEALVTKLRTCRDHHLFLHKSLKNNSSGTCRWGEFGEGGLLWGECSARHFEWIEGDPVTELLFKVKELYGLEEAVTFRNVTVSSENRPRSLHLGTATQIGVIPTEGIPCLLKVLLPPDCKGLPVLYIRDLLLNPPAYEIATRIQATCKLMSQVACSIPGFTCVSSAKLVKLLELREANHIEFCRIKDVLDEILHMYRNSELNEILKLLMDPTWVATGLKIDFETLIDECEWASGRICELISLEGEHDQKICSSPIVPREFFEDMESLWKGRVKRIHIEEEFAEAERAAKALSLAVTEDFLPIISRIKATTAPLGGPKGEILYAREHESVWFKGRRFIPSVWAGTQGEEQIKQLKPAIDSKGKRVGEEWFTTKKVEDALIRYHEAGEKAKARVWELLRGLSAELQTKINILVFASMLLVIAKALFAHVSEGRRRKWVFPALTGFEKSKDVKSLDGANGMKLVGLSPYWFDVAEGSAVHNTVDMQSLFLLTGPNGGGKSSLLRSICAAALLGICGFMVPAESAVIPHLDSIMLHMKSYDSPADGKSSFQVEMSEMRSIITGASSKSLVLIDEICRGTETAKGTCIAGSIVETLDKIGCLGIISTHLHGIFSLPLKTKNTTHKAMGTECVDGHTKPTWKLIDGVCRESLAFETGRREGLPETVIQRAEELYFSVFSKKELSGKIDTSVVDFCSDIGCNGYGSESCHSLPSSTFREAGCKLSHSTNSTEVLQKEVENAIVTICQKKLIELYKPTNTSKLALVQCVIIAAREQPPPSTIGASSVYIMLRPDKKLYVGQTDDLEGRIRAHRSKEGMQNATFIYFLLPGKSLACQMETLLINQLPDKGFHLANVADGKHRHFGTSNISLDTMTVR; from the exons ATGCCTGTTGTTG GAATATCTCGCTCAGCAAGGGGTTATTGCATAACTTCGGTCTTTGAGACACTGAAGACATATTCTTCAGAGGATGGTCTGACTGAAGAGGCCTTGGTTACTAAACTTCGCACTTGTCGCGACCACCATCTATTTCTTCATAAATCGTTGAAAAACAATTCCTCAG GGACTTGCCGCTGGGGAGAGTTTGGGGAGGGTGGCCTCCTATGGGGCGAATGCAGTGCTAGACATTTTGAATGGATTGAAGGAGATCCAGTCACTGAGCTCTTGTTTAAG GTCAAGGAACTTTATGGTCTTGAAGAGGCGGTTACATTTAGAAATGTTACAGTGTCTTCAGAAAATAGACCACGTTCGTTGCACCTTGGGACTGCGACACAAATAG GTGTGATACCAACAGAAGGAATACCTTGTTTATTGAAAGTGTTACTTCCACCAGATTGCAAAGGCCTACCTGTATT GTATATCAGGGATCTCCTTCTTAATCCTCCTGCTTATGAGATTGCAACCAGAATCCAAG CAACATGCAAACTGATGAGCCAAGTGGCATGCTCCATTCCTGGCTTTACTTGTGTTTCATCTGCGAAG CTCGTGAAGCTGCTTGAACTGAGAGAGGCCAATCATATCGAGTTTTGTAGGATAAAAGATGTGCTTGATGAAATATTGCACATGTACAGAAACTCTGAGCTTAATGAGATCCTGAAATTGCTGATGGATCCTACATGGGTGGCAACTGGCTTAAAGATTGACTTTGAGACATTA ATTGACGAATGTGAATGGGCGTCAGGTAGAATTTGTGAATTGATCTCACTAGAAGGTGAACATGATCAAAAGATATGTTCCTCACCTATTGTTCCCAGGGAATTTTTTGAGGATATGGAATCTTTGTGGAAAGGCCGTGTGAAGAGGATCCATATAGAGGAAGAATTTGCAGAAGCAGAGAGGGCAGCCAAGGCTTTATCTTTAGCT GTTACTGAAGATTTCTTACCTATCATTTCAAGAATAAAGGCCACCACGGCCCCCCTTGGTGGTCCAAAAGGAGAAATATTATATGCTCGGGAACACGAATCTGTTTGGTTTAAGGGGAGACGATTCATACCTTCTGTATGGGCTGGCACCCAAGGGGAAGAACAAATTAAACAGCTCAAACCTGCTATAGATTCGAAAGGTAAAAGAGTCGGAGAGGAATGGTTCACCACCAAGAAGGTGGAGGATGCTTTGATCAG GTACCATGAGGCAGGTGAGAAGGCAAAAGCGAGGGTTTGGGAGTTGTTGCGGGGACTTTCTGCGGAGTTGCAAACTAAAATTAATATCCTTGTTTTTGCTTCCATGTTGCTTGTTATTGCGAAGGCATTGTTTGCTCATGTGAG tgaaggaagaagaagaaaatgggtTTTTCCTGCACTGACTGGGTTTGAGAAGTCCAAG GATGTAAAATCATTGGATGGAGCAAATGGGATGAAATTAGTTGGTCTATCTCCGTATTGGTTTGATGTAGCGGAAGGCAGCGCTGTACATAACACAGTAGATATGCAATCATTATTCCTTTTGACCGGACCCAATGGGGGTGGTAAATCTAGTTTGCTTCGGTCAATTTGTGCGGCTGCATTGCTTGGAATATGTGGATTTATGGTGCCTGCAGAGTCAGCTGTGATACCTCATCTTGATTCTATTATGCTTCATATGAAATCCTATGATAGTCCTGCAGATGGAAAAAGTTCATTTCAG GTAGAAATGTCTGAGATGCGGTCCATTATTACTGGAGCTTCATCAAAAAGCCTTGTGCTTATAGATGAAATATGTCGAGGGACAGAAACAGCGAAAGGGACTTGCATTGCTGGTAGCATTGTCGAAACTCTTGATAAGATTGGTTGTCTGGGCATCATATCGACTCACTTGCATGGAATTTTCTCTTTGCCTCTAAAAACGAAGAATACTACACATAAAGCAATGGGAACAGAATGTGTAGATGGACATACAAAACCAACTTGGAAGTTGATAGATGGCGTTTGTAGAGAAAGCCTTGCTTTTGAAACAGGCAGGAGGGAAGGACTCCCTGAAACAGTAATTCAAAGAGCTGAAGAACTatatttttcagttttctcaaAAAAAGAGCTTTCAGGAAAAATTGACACGAGCGTGGTAGACTTCTGTTCTGATATTGGTTGTAATGGTTATGGTTCTGAGAGTTGCCATTCTCTACCAAGTTCGACTTTCAGGGAAGCTGGCTGTAAACTAAGTCACTCAACTAACTCCACTGAAGTGTTGCAGAAAGAAGTTGAGAATGCCATTGTCACCATATGTCAGAAGAAGCTGATTGAGCTCTATAAACCAACAAACACATCGAAACTTGCATTGGTACAGTGTGTTATCATTGCTGCGAGGGAGCAGCCACCTCCATCAACAATAGGTGCTTCAAGTGTCTACATAATGTTGAGACCTGACAAGAAGTTATACGTTGGACAG ACGGATGATCTTGAGGGAAGAATACGAGCCCATCGATCCAAGGAAGGGATGCAGAATGCCACTTTTATTTACTTTCTATTGCCAGGGAAGAGCTTGGCTTGCCAAATGGAAACACTTCTCATCAACCAGCTCCCTGATAAAGGCTTTCATTTGGCCAATGTGGCTGATGGTAAGCATCGACATTTTGGCACATCCAATATCTCTTTAGACACCATGACTGTTCGTTGA
- the LOC119995212 gene encoding antifungal protein ginkbilobin-like protein 2 → MGFSPEIRVVVVIMIGLFGLLSSVTTAAPKLNTRMVFVACNKEAYSEGSKFGTKVSNTQNMPNYNYDKNSSDIDGTVYGHATCETKLEKLSCKTCLYVAAYEVIPHIYGCVNTVGARVFLVDCKIRYERYPF, encoded by the coding sequence ATGGGTTTTTCTCCAGAGATAAGAGTCGTAGTAGTAATCATGATTGGGTTATTTGGGTTGTTGAGTTCAGTGACAACTGCTGCTCCAAAGCTAAACACAAGAATGGTCTTCGTTGCATGCAACAAAGAGGCGTATTCAGAGGGATCAAAATTTGGAACGAAGGTGAGTAATACACAAAACATGCCAAATTATAATTACGACAAGAACTCATCTGATATTGATGGTACTGTCTATGGTCATGCTACTTGTGAAACGAAGCTCGAAAAGTTATCGTGTAAAACATGTCTTTATGTTGCTGCATATGAGGTGATTCCTCATATTTATGGTTGTGTAAATACTGTTGGGGCTCGTGTGTTTCTTGTTGATTGTAAAATTAGGTATGAGAGATATCCGTTTTAA